AAATTTGAGCTGTTGTGATGCCTGTCAATCACAATGTACAACAAAGTGCACTGTTATCCTGCCATAGATGCATGATTAAGCATATGCTATCTCTAAAGTCTAAACATGAGAAGCGTGAGTGGAAAGCGATTCAAGGGATGAATGGGTTATGACTACTatttaatttattagaaaagatactTTCAACTTACCCCCCAGACAGCAGGTGGCTCCCTAAAGTTTTGGCTCCACTGGAAATCGCCGACCGATGCTGTCAGTGCCCCATAGTCACTTGCTGCTTTCAGAAGTAGCTCCGAGAATTGTTTCTGAAAAGAAAATGGCACATTAAACAAGGAGAGATCCACTCtgaacaccatgtctatccttAGTAATGAAAATGCTTAAGAAGGTGTAAGCCAACAGTCTCATGCATAGCATGTTTGCTATACAAATAACAAGATGAAAACATCAAGAAAAACTACCTGATATTCAGCTTCAACAGGTATGCAATCAAGGGAATAAGGTTGTTGCAACCGGGCAATAATACGATCCTGATAGAAAATTGCTGCAATGTTAGATATGTAGATCTTGTACCATTGGCTAATGTTTGCATATATAGCTGTTCTTGACGCAACTGAGCCAAACAATGTGTAGCCTCGGCgctcaagaaaaagaagaaagcaaGAGAAGAAAAATAAGAACATGTGGCTTCCATTACCTTGTTCTGAATAACATCTTTCAAAATAGCAGTTATTTTGGCCAAAGATTCACACTTCTTTTCCATCTCACTAACATGTGTCAAGTGAGCAATGTTTTTATCATCCTGTGGCAAACAAGAACTTTATGAATATGACCAATGATAATGCCCTATAATCAAAACATAAGCCCTGAAAAGAAAAGGTATGTAAATGGATATGGCACTATTGAAAAATGGCATGCTGGAAAGTTTATGGGTCCTAACATAAACAGTATTATTTTCTCTTCTATACTCAAAAAAAGGTTTAACCTCTTAAGGATAAACAGGTGTTTCGTATCATCCTTCAAGAATCAAACGTAGTTCCATTAAATGTGGGTATCTAGTTATCTACCACAACCAGAATGATCATGagacaaaattaattttgaaatagaagagaaAAGGCATTTAATTTGGTATGACCATAAGAATACATGGTAAAGAAATTGCTCATCCTAACAGTCAAAATGAAGATATTTgatatgaagaaaaaaaatgtatccCAAAATACTGCAATTCCCTAAGGAGTCCCTTTTCTTCCTAGAATCTCCTTCCACGAGCAACCCAAGTGTGAAATGGCCCACTTGAAGAAAAAGAATCATAACCTGACCACCATAGCTAGAGAATATAAAGGGTGCTCACTAAAAAACATGATGAAACATTTTAACGTGGAACCATTATCATGTCATACAGGATCTAAAAAACATAACAATTAGGTTGCAAATTAAGAGAGCATTGGCATGGTGTGTGGAACTGGTGCAGACATATAGAGCCTAATAACTGAATATCAACACATCACCTTTCTTCCCTGTAGCTCTACTTGCAAGTTGGCAATGTTCCTCTGCACGATAGTCAGTTCCCTCAAAACCCTCACTAAATCATCGCTTTTGTCTGTGCTACCCTGGTCCTCCTGAAACAAGAGAGAGCAGAGAATAATAAGGACTTGAGAAATACACTTTTTCTTAACTCGCATCGTACCTAGCAGAAATCCAGAAGGCCATCTATTGACTACCTGACCCATTGCACTACAAGTGTCCTTTGCCGATTCTGCGCTAGTGGCATATGAAACACTAAACAAGTAATCTAAGATAAAACAAACAGATACAGCATAACACAGCACTCGTTCATATCTGGCAATTTCCATCATATTCGCATTTTGTTCTAAGATTGCAAACTTTCACAAGATGAAAAACACTATATCAGGATCATCG
The Panicum virgatum strain AP13 chromosome 6N, P.virgatum_v5, whole genome shotgun sequence genome window above contains:
- the LOC120680003 gene encoding AUGMIN subunit 2-like, with amino-acid sequence MAAAQQKPAKRLGGMAEALAIAADLGFPAPPPQEDQGSTDKSDDLVRVLRELTIVQRNIANLQVELQGRKDDKNIAHLTHVSEMEKKCESLAKITAILKDVIQNKDRIIARLQQPYSLDCIPVEAEYQKQFSELLLKAASDYGALTASVGDFQWSQNFREPPAVWGEMLRPIPAALASCTRFFEAMSAMRESFSTLQKLRVGHSSLSMTPSGCSEDSKFLTRSSMLDSWNESDGLDSMNPRRLSWPSSIKRDP